In Candidatus Vicinibacter proximus, the following are encoded in one genomic region:
- a CDS encoding cupin-like domain-containing protein, translating into MKLTPVPKRSGLDRLSFKKEFLDPMKPVVFTDLIDTWPAKEKWTFEFFIEKYGDIEVPVYDSSFSKGGKNYMAATGKMKFGDYLTKILEGPTELRIFLFNIFKRIPELREDIRKLDIMDGFLDDFPFMFFGGQGSYTKIHYDIDCAHVFLTQLQKKKRVLLFSQEQSKFLYHIPFTVACLVDPIDPDEKKYPSLKYIEGHETILEHGETLFIPSQYWHHIEYTEGGYSIALRANESLPRRMKGVFNIARHMVVDRGLNYIMGDKWMDIKVQMANYRAHVR; encoded by the coding sequence ATGAAGTTGACTCCTGTACCCAAAAGATCAGGCCTCGACAGACTCAGTTTTAAAAAAGAGTTTCTCGATCCCATGAAACCCGTTGTCTTTACTGACCTGATTGATACATGGCCTGCCAAAGAAAAATGGACTTTTGAATTCTTTATTGAAAAATATGGGGATATAGAGGTGCCTGTATACGACAGTAGTTTCTCAAAAGGAGGGAAAAATTATATGGCAGCTACCGGCAAGATGAAATTTGGTGACTATCTGACTAAAATTTTAGAAGGCCCAACAGAATTAAGAATTTTTCTGTTCAATATTTTTAAACGAATACCTGAATTGAGAGAAGACATCAGAAAGCTGGATATTATGGACGGCTTTTTGGATGATTTTCCTTTTATGTTTTTTGGGGGACAGGGCTCTTATACCAAAATCCACTATGACATAGATTGTGCGCATGTCTTTCTCACCCAATTGCAGAAGAAAAAAAGAGTTCTGTTGTTTTCACAAGAGCAATCCAAATTTTTATACCACATTCCTTTTACAGTGGCTTGTCTGGTCGATCCTATTGATCCGGATGAAAAAAAATATCCTTCCCTGAAATACATTGAAGGTCATGAAACTATATTAGAGCATGGCGAGACATTGTTTATTCCTAGTCAATATTGGCATCACATTGAATACACTGAGGGTGGTTATTCCATTGCTCTCCGGGCAAATGAATCCTTGCCACGAAGAATGAAAGGAGTTTTTAATATCGCAAGGCATATGGTGGTGGACAGAGGATTGAACTATATTATGGGCGACAAATGGATGGACATAAAAGTCCAAATGGCGAATTACCGGGCACATGTCAGATAA
- a CDS encoding GNAT family N-acetyltransferase — MISYGFIDYASPDYDLFLRLRYNVLRKPLGLDYSEDQIIQEWDQHHIGAFTASGLLIGGMVLQELEPSLLKMRQVAVDEHYQGNGIGGSLVVFAEKWAEQNGFHKIVLHARSGVVPFYQALGYLTVGAPFTEVGIPHQAMEKVI, encoded by the coding sequence ATGATTAGTTACGGCTTCATCGATTATGCAAGTCCGGATTATGATTTGTTCTTGCGTTTGAGGTATAATGTATTGAGAAAGCCGTTGGGACTGGATTACTCAGAAGATCAGATCATCCAGGAGTGGGATCAACACCATATAGGAGCATTTACAGCATCCGGTTTGTTGATTGGGGGAATGGTGCTTCAGGAATTGGAACCATCTCTCCTCAAAATGCGTCAGGTCGCTGTAGATGAGCATTATCAGGGTAATGGAATAGGAGGCTCTCTTGTAGTATTTGCAGAAAAATGGGCTGAGCAGAATGGATTTCATAAAATTGTTCTGCATGCACGTAGTGGGGTAGTTCCTTTTTATCAGGCGCTCGGATATCTGACTGTTGGAGCTCCATTTACAGAAGTTGGAATTCCCCACCAGGCTATGGAAAAAGTAATCTGA
- a CDS encoding pyridoxal-phosphate dependent enzyme translates to MIKYFDDRIVLPSPLLELELSEVGSTVWIKRDELIHPLISGNKWRKLQGFVNEFLHLKEPKILASMGGMHSNHLHALAYVAFKLGKACELFVYGHSGKIPSPVLEDAKRWGAKINMVNRVEAEVLREGSELPSDEYFWIPEGGASPLAASGIVEMLNEMPKDFDQEENLIAVAIGSGSTAKYIYEHTKKIKLATFSPVKSNFVSKENARIIPLEEKNKIAFGAYDFDLVQWMGNFQKSTGVLLDPIYTGRLVKALSDHLIKVDLYKKVFILHSGGLQGWRAYSDRYPQSRKLVELTALEKLLREITIG, encoded by the coding sequence GTGATAAAATATTTTGATGATCGGATAGTATTACCTAGTCCTCTTTTGGAGCTTGAATTGTCCGAAGTGGGGTCTACAGTCTGGATCAAAAGAGACGAATTGATTCATCCTTTGATCAGTGGCAATAAGTGGAGAAAATTACAAGGCTTCGTGAATGAATTTCTTCATTTGAAAGAGCCGAAAATTTTAGCAAGTATGGGAGGGATGCATTCTAATCACCTACACGCCCTTGCTTATGTTGCTTTTAAACTAGGCAAAGCTTGTGAGTTATTTGTTTATGGGCATTCTGGAAAAATTCCTAGTCCTGTTTTGGAAGATGCAAAACGTTGGGGGGCAAAAATAAATATGGTGAACAGAGTGGAAGCAGAAGTATTAAGGGAAGGTTCAGAATTACCGTCAGATGAATATTTTTGGATTCCGGAAGGTGGAGCCTCACCGTTAGCAGCATCTGGAATTGTGGAAATGCTGAATGAAATGCCCAAGGATTTTGATCAGGAGGAAAATTTAATTGCGGTTGCTATTGGTTCTGGTTCGACTGCTAAATATATTTATGAACATACAAAAAAAATCAAATTAGCTACATTTTCACCGGTGAAATCAAATTTCGTTTCGAAGGAAAATGCAAGAATAATTCCACTTGAAGAAAAAAATAAAATAGCTTTCGGAGCTTATGATTTTGATCTCGTGCAATGGATGGGTAATTTTCAGAAAAGCACCGGAGTGTTGCTGGATCCCATATATACAGGCAGATTGGTAAAGGCATTATCTGACCATTTGATAAAAGTGGATCTATACAAAAAAGTTTTTATTTTGCATAGCGGTGGATTGCAGGGTTGGCGTGCTTATTCCGATCGATATCCTCAATCCAGGAAGTTGGTAGAATTAACCGCTTTGGAAAAGTTGCTGAGAGAAATAACCATTGGGTAA
- a CDS encoding hydroxymethylglutaryl-CoA lyase — MSSNVKIIECPRDAMQGLNYFVPTEIKLKYLNLLLEVGFDTLDFGSFVSAKAIPQLRDTHEITRLLEDKTSPTKLLAIVANERGALEAVEHKVIDYLGYPFSISETFQMRNTNSNLEKSFDRVKQILDIVSNHNKELILYISMAFGNPYGDPWNSEIISFWLEKLRALGCRTIALSDTIGVATPESISYIFSHLIPSYPELEFGAHFHTLPNAWEEKIQAAFDSGCRRFDGAIKGFGGCPMAKDVLTGNMPTEHIIDFFSKQGEETGVKSDKFNEALLYSSNVFTH; from the coding sequence ATGAGCTCTAATGTTAAAATCATAGAATGTCCGAGAGATGCCATGCAGGGATTAAATTACTTTGTCCCTACTGAGATCAAATTAAAATATCTCAATCTTCTTTTAGAGGTTGGCTTCGATACACTGGATTTTGGCAGTTTTGTTTCTGCCAAGGCCATACCCCAGTTGAGAGACACACATGAAATAACGAGATTATTGGAAGACAAAACCTCTCCGACTAAGTTATTGGCAATAGTTGCTAATGAGCGAGGAGCTCTGGAAGCTGTAGAGCACAAAGTAATTGATTATTTGGGTTACCCATTTTCAATATCTGAAACTTTCCAAATGAGAAATACCAACAGTAATTTGGAAAAATCATTTGACAGAGTAAAGCAAATATTGGACATCGTAAGCAATCACAATAAGGAATTGATCCTATACATTTCCATGGCATTTGGCAATCCCTATGGCGATCCATGGAACTCAGAGATCATATCATTTTGGTTGGAAAAACTTCGTGCTTTAGGTTGTAGGACAATAGCTTTATCGGATACCATTGGCGTGGCGACTCCTGAAAGTATTTCTTATATATTTTCGCATTTGATTCCCAGCTATCCTGAATTGGAATTTGGGGCACACTTTCATACACTGCCAAATGCCTGGGAAGAAAAAATTCAAGCCGCTTTTGACTCTGGATGCCGTCGGTTTGATGGCGCCATAAAAGGTTTTGGTGGATGTCCGATGGCAAAAGATGTCTTGACCGGAAACATGCCAACAGAACACATTATTGATTTTTTTTCCAAGCAAGGTGAAGAAACCGGTGTCAAATCGGATAAATTCAATGAAGCATTGTTGTATTCTTCAAATGTATTTACACATTAA
- a CDS encoding TIGR00730 family Rossman fold protein, with translation MKANKKQIEYLEGPLSRWKEFKYLIDVCWDLFRGIRYLHFVGPCITVFGSARFKPDHIFYKITEEIAGKIAQLGFTIMTGGGPGIMEAANKGAKMVGGHSVGCNIVLPFEQKQNAYLDHFVDMDYFFTRKTMLIKYSYGFIVMPGGFGTMDEFFEAITLIQTGKISGFPIVLFGTEFHKDLLEFIDHLAASGTIGPKDKDLIFVTDDVDAAVEFIKDHALVRSTLAPHNQYKPIPWLFEK, from the coding sequence ATGAAAGCCAATAAAAAACAAATAGAGTATCTGGAAGGCCCACTCAGTCGGTGGAAAGAATTTAAATATTTGATAGATGTTTGTTGGGATTTGTTTAGGGGAATCCGGTATTTGCATTTTGTAGGGCCTTGTATCACAGTATTTGGATCCGCTAGATTTAAGCCTGACCACATATTTTATAAGATCACTGAAGAAATAGCGGGAAAAATTGCCCAACTTGGATTTACCATAATGACGGGCGGAGGTCCAGGCATCATGGAGGCGGCCAATAAAGGAGCAAAAATGGTTGGTGGGCATTCTGTGGGCTGTAACATTGTGCTGCCATTTGAGCAAAAGCAGAATGCCTATTTGGATCATTTTGTGGATATGGATTACTTTTTTACCCGCAAAACCATGTTGATTAAGTACTCTTATGGCTTTATAGTTATGCCTGGAGGGTTTGGCACCATGGACGAATTTTTTGAAGCCATCACTTTAATTCAGACTGGTAAAATCTCTGGTTTCCCCATCGTGCTTTTCGGAACCGAGTTTCACAAGGACCTGCTGGAGTTTATAGATCATCTTGCTGCTTCAGGTACCATTGGACCTAAGGATAAGGATTTAATTTTTGTAACGGATGATGTGGATGCTGCTGTTGAATTTATTAAAGATCATGCCTTGGTTAGATCTACATTAGCACCACACAATCAATACAAACCTATTCCTTGGTTGTTTGAAAAGTAA
- a CDS encoding GIY-YIG nuclease family protein, protein MTRFAIIDIETTGGQYRSGKITEIAIIVFENGQIVDQFESLVNPECSIPFEITRITGIDSEMVKDAPKFYEIAKRIIEITHDCIFVAHNVEFDYSFIKEEFRTLGYTFSRKKLCTVQLSRKYFPGLRSYALGNLIKHFNIEVKSRHRAYEDAAATLKIFQLLLEANYNDFSFTKYIKGALRATRLPSHLTSDDIDALPEDCGVYYMCDDAGKYVYIGKSINIRERILQHFNEDGFKTIKMRRMVHHIEHVLTGSELMAYLLESAEIKKHSPEINRAQKNKTESYALIKDSAPGGHLRYIIKHKDWLAGNEDAIQLFSNTKNAHNYLDYLIYQYQLCDSVQQAKTEELRPCNKFQLGICHGVCAVKESMASYNERFEAMHSKVNRFFTQNFIFFDRGRNADEQAAFVIENGFCSRTGYLNKEENYSDIEEIKTNLNFYKGNIESNGIILNYLKNNPGLTKKYF, encoded by the coding sequence ATGACAAGGTTTGCGATTATAGATATTGAAACAACAGGTGGCCAATACAGGTCCGGTAAAATTACAGAAATAGCTATAATCGTATTCGAAAATGGACAAATAGTTGATCAATTTGAATCTCTGGTAAATCCTGAGTGCTCTATTCCATTTGAAATTACCAGAATTACTGGAATAGATTCCGAGATGGTGAAAGACGCGCCTAAGTTTTATGAAATTGCCAAGAGAATTATTGAAATAACGCATGACTGTATTTTTGTTGCCCATAATGTAGAATTTGATTACTCATTTATCAAAGAAGAATTCAGAACCCTTGGGTACACTTTCAGCAGAAAAAAATTATGCACTGTCCAACTATCGCGAAAGTATTTTCCCGGCCTTCGCTCTTATGCTTTAGGCAACTTAATAAAGCACTTTAACATCGAAGTAAAAAGCAGACATCGTGCTTATGAAGATGCAGCTGCAACATTGAAAATATTTCAATTATTGCTGGAAGCCAATTACAATGATTTCAGTTTTACCAAATACATAAAGGGTGCACTTAGGGCTACAAGATTACCATCTCATTTAACCAGTGATGATATTGATGCCTTACCTGAAGATTGTGGAGTATATTATATGTGCGATGATGCCGGCAAATATGTTTACATCGGCAAAAGTATCAATATTCGTGAAAGAATTCTTCAACACTTCAATGAGGATGGGTTCAAAACTATCAAAATGAGAAGAATGGTTCATCATATCGAACATGTTCTCACAGGTAGTGAACTCATGGCTTATTTGTTGGAATCTGCTGAAATAAAAAAACATTCGCCGGAAATTAACCGGGCACAGAAAAACAAAACGGAATCCTATGCCCTTATTAAAGATTCCGCTCCGGGAGGCCACTTAAGATACATCATTAAACATAAAGACTGGCTTGCAGGTAATGAAGATGCTATCCAATTGTTCAGCAACACTAAAAATGCACATAATTATCTTGATTATCTTATCTACCAATACCAACTTTGTGACAGTGTGCAACAAGCAAAAACGGAAGAACTAAGACCATGCAATAAATTCCAGTTAGGAATTTGTCATGGCGTATGTGCAGTTAAAGAAAGTATGGCTTCTTATAATGAAAGATTTGAGGCGATGCATTCAAAGGTGAATCGTTTTTTTACTCAAAATTTCATCTTCTTTGATCGTGGAAGAAATGCTGATGAACAAGCAGCTTTTGTGATTGAAAATGGATTTTGTTCCAGAACAGGATACCTTAATAAGGAAGAAAATTATTCTGACATTGAAGAAATAAAGACTAATCTGAATTTTTATAAAGGGAACATAGAATCCAATGGCATTATTCTTAATTATCTAAAAAATAATCCCGGGCTAACAAAAAAGTACTTTTGA
- a CDS encoding aminotransferase class I/II-fold pyridoxal phosphate-dependent enzyme — translation MINSPKKVPPEVSNMAANLIPSEIIKLGNEINNLIKSGVNVFNLTIGDFDPEIFPIPKELTAFIIEAYQKGYTNYPAANGVPELRNALSGFIQEKLGLDYSPEEILISGGSRPLIYATYRTIVDEGDTVIYAVPSWNNNHYCHLSGAKKVELEVGQEQNFMPHAEDLKPHLSEAVLLALCSPQNPTGTVFDKNTLLEICQLVLEENQRRKGNRKPLYILYDQIYWQLCFGELEHVDPVSLVPELRDYVIYIDGLSKVYAATGIRVGWSFGPIEIMNKMRAILSHVGAWAPKAEQMATAWFLKKDGASQHYLNWFKPEIEFRLKSLYNGLSSLSKQGYPIEVIEPQGAIYLTVRIPWKNKLVQEGEILSQQKDVTRYLLDTCKVALVPFKAFGSSDESEWYRLSVGTLRKEDIPTILNQIKEGMDQFVSLNK, via the coding sequence ATGATAAATTCACCAAAAAAAGTTCCACCAGAAGTTTCCAACATGGCAGCCAATTTGATTCCGTCTGAAATCATCAAATTGGGGAACGAAATAAACAATCTTATTAAATCCGGAGTAAACGTATTTAATCTTACCATTGGAGATTTTGATCCAGAAATATTTCCAATTCCAAAGGAATTGACTGCTTTTATTATTGAAGCATACCAAAAGGGTTACACCAATTATCCAGCCGCAAATGGAGTGCCTGAACTACGGAATGCGCTTTCCGGGTTTATTCAAGAAAAATTAGGCCTGGACTATTCGCCGGAGGAAATTTTGATTTCGGGTGGCTCAAGGCCTTTAATCTATGCCACATACCGAACCATTGTAGACGAAGGAGACACCGTTATATACGCTGTACCTTCCTGGAATAACAACCATTATTGCCATCTTTCCGGAGCAAAAAAAGTTGAGCTCGAAGTTGGACAAGAGCAGAATTTCATGCCACACGCCGAAGATTTAAAACCACATTTATCTGAAGCCGTATTGTTGGCATTATGTTCTCCTCAAAATCCAACCGGGACAGTGTTTGATAAAAATACACTTCTTGAAATATGTCAGCTGGTTCTGGAAGAAAATCAGCGACGTAAAGGCAATCGTAAACCACTCTATATATTGTATGATCAGATCTACTGGCAATTGTGCTTTGGTGAACTCGAACATGTTGACCCTGTGAGTTTGGTGCCGGAATTGAGAGATTATGTCATTTATATTGATGGACTTTCTAAAGTTTATGCAGCCACTGGCATACGCGTAGGATGGAGTTTTGGCCCCATAGAAATAATGAATAAAATGAGGGCAATTTTGTCACATGTGGGCGCCTGGGCTCCAAAAGCAGAGCAGATGGCGACTGCATGGTTTTTGAAAAAAGATGGTGCGTCTCAACACTATCTAAATTGGTTCAAGCCTGAAATTGAATTCCGCCTCAAATCATTGTACAATGGACTTTCTTCTTTAAGCAAACAAGGATATCCGATTGAGGTGATTGAACCTCAGGGTGCAATATACCTTACTGTCAGAATTCCATGGAAAAACAAATTGGTCCAAGAAGGAGAGATACTGTCTCAACAAAAAGATGTTACCCGTTATTTATTAGATACCTGCAAGGTAGCGTTGGTTCCTTTTAAAGCATTTGGATCCTCCGATGAATCGGAGTGGTACAGACTCTCGGTTGGCACTCTACGTAAGGAAGATATTCCTACCATCTTGAATCAGATTAAAGAGGGAATGGATCAATTTGTATCTTTAAATAAATAA
- a CDS encoding NTP transferase domain-containing protein yields the protein MSRAKFAVIMAGGVGSRFWPSSRNQKPKQFLDILGTGKSLLQMTFDRLCKITSPECILVVTHKDYYALVQDQLPLISEKNILTEPERKNTAPCVLYAAHVIREISPNADMLIAPADHLILNEFQFIKDVAEGFSFLAKNNAILTMGIQASRPDTGYGYIQLNESGMISDEIYPVKRFVEKPDHNTALEYLNSGNYVWNSGMFLWNTQTILEAFDQHAPSMACLFSPFDRNNIEAVYSKCESISIDYAIMEKSNQVYVKSVDFGWSDLGTWGSLYTLLPHDKFGNSVNNDQHILVDSEDCIIHNETNQIIAIQGLKNFIIVNTPDALLICDKNDEQKIKQITAEVGIKFGNHKT from the coding sequence ATGTCAAGAGCCAAATTTGCAGTAATCATGGCGGGAGGAGTAGGAAGCAGGTTTTGGCCATCAAGTCGTAATCAAAAACCAAAACAATTCCTGGACATACTTGGAACCGGAAAATCTCTGCTTCAAATGACTTTTGATCGTTTATGTAAAATAACCTCTCCGGAATGCATATTGGTGGTCACGCACAAAGACTATTATGCTCTTGTTCAGGATCAGTTGCCTTTGATATCTGAAAAAAATATACTTACAGAACCAGAACGAAAGAATACTGCACCATGTGTTTTATATGCAGCACATGTAATCCGGGAAATTTCTCCAAATGCGGATATGCTCATTGCTCCCGCAGATCATCTAATATTAAATGAATTTCAATTTATCAAAGATGTAGCTGAAGGATTTTCCTTTCTGGCAAAAAACAATGCAATACTTACCATGGGCATACAAGCTTCCAGACCGGACACAGGTTATGGATATATTCAATTGAATGAAAGTGGTATGATCTCTGATGAAATTTATCCCGTAAAGCGATTTGTGGAAAAGCCAGATCACAATACTGCTCTTGAATATCTGAACAGTGGAAATTATGTTTGGAATAGTGGCATGTTTCTCTGGAACACACAAACTATTCTTGAAGCTTTTGACCAACATGCTCCTTCAATGGCATGTCTCTTTAGCCCATTTGACAGAAATAATATTGAAGCAGTTTATTCCAAATGTGAAAGCATCTCCATTGACTACGCCATCATGGAAAAATCCAACCAGGTCTATGTCAAGAGTGTGGACTTTGGCTGGAGTGATCTTGGGACCTGGGGTTCATTGTACACCTTACTTCCCCATGACAAATTTGGTAATTCTGTAAACAATGACCAACATATTTTGGTAGACTCAGAAGATTGCATCATCCATAATGAGACCAATCAAATCATAGCAATACAAGGATTGAAAAATTTCATTATTGTCAACACTCCGGACGCGTTACTGATTTGCGACAAAAACGACGAGCAAAAAATAAAACAAATTACAGCAGAGGTTGGAATCAAATTTGGCAATCATAAAACCTAG
- a CDS encoding DUF1343 domain-containing protein — protein MYCCAHKVKHGNSKMTYSKTEEEQTIKEILPGAYQLDQYLSLLRGKKVGLVINQTSVIGNRQLLDTLLELNVAVKKVFVPEHGFRGEASAGAHISDEKDNKTGLPIKSLYGKNKKPSVSDLADLDVVVFDLQDVGVRFYTYISTLHYVMEACAENNKQLILLDRPNPNGFYVDGPVLDTHFKSFVGMHPIPVVYGLTIAELCRMIHGEKWIKSNLNWMPKVILCKNYNHRSRYELPVKPSPNLPNTRAVVLYPGLCFFEGTVVSLGRGTDAPFQLFGHPLWPKADTSFIPKERVGAKNPPWKDKVCFGKSLLNLDLNSVYFEKKIRLNELLEAYRVLGKSTDFFSNPKFFDQLAGTDDLRIQIVQGKSEKVIRQSWQKKLADYKKLRSKYLLYAD, from the coding sequence ATGTACTGTTGCGCACACAAAGTTAAGCATGGCAATTCAAAAATGACTTATTCGAAGACAGAGGAAGAGCAAACAATAAAAGAAATTCTGCCAGGTGCTTATCAGTTGGACCAATATTTATCCTTACTAAGAGGCAAGAAAGTTGGCTTGGTCATTAACCAGACTTCTGTCATAGGCAATCGGCAATTACTGGATACCCTCCTTGAACTAAATGTTGCGGTAAAAAAGGTTTTTGTTCCAGAACACGGATTTAGAGGAGAAGCATCGGCAGGGGCGCACATTTCTGATGAAAAGGACAATAAAACCGGATTGCCAATAAAGTCATTGTACGGTAAAAACAAAAAGCCATCTGTGAGTGATCTGGCTGATCTGGATGTTGTGGTTTTTGACCTTCAGGATGTGGGCGTGAGATTCTACACCTATATATCCACTTTGCATTATGTCATGGAGGCTTGCGCGGAGAATAACAAGCAACTCATCCTACTCGACAGACCAAATCCTAATGGATTTTATGTGGATGGCCCTGTGTTGGATACTCATTTCAAATCATTTGTTGGCATGCACCCAATACCGGTGGTATATGGTTTAACCATTGCAGAATTATGCCGGATGATTCACGGGGAAAAATGGATAAAATCTAACTTAAATTGGATGCCAAAAGTAATTTTATGCAAGAACTACAATCATAGAAGCAGGTATGAACTTCCTGTGAAACCTTCACCGAACCTTCCCAACACAAGAGCTGTCGTGTTGTATCCGGGATTATGTTTTTTTGAAGGTACAGTAGTGAGTTTGGGACGCGGGACAGATGCGCCATTTCAGTTATTTGGACACCCTTTATGGCCAAAAGCAGATACCAGTTTTATTCCAAAAGAAAGGGTAGGGGCCAAAAATCCACCATGGAAAGACAAAGTTTGTTTTGGTAAAAGTTTATTGAATCTTGACCTAAACTCCGTTTACTTTGAGAAAAAAATAAGATTGAACGAATTGTTAGAGGCTTACAGAGTTTTAGGTAAATCAACAGATTTTTTTTCAAACCCAAAATTTTTTGACCAACTCGCAGGAACAGATGATTTAAGGATTCAGATAGTGCAAGGAAAGAGTGAGAAAGTCATCAGACAATCCTGGCAAAAAAAATTAGCAGATTATAAAAAATTAAGGTCTAAGTATTTATTGTACGCAGATTGA